Below is a window of Streptomyces sp. ITFR-16 DNA.
CCGGTCTCGACAACCTCGCGTCCCAGCACGTCATGACGGCGGCGGGCATGCGCTTCGTGAAGGAGGACGCGCTGCTGAGGCACTACCGGATCGACTGGGAGGGTGCGCAGGCCGGGGCGGAGTGACACAACGGGCGGAGCCCGCCGGTGATTCCGGCGGGCTCCGACAGTGGGGGCGACGCTCCGCGTCGCGCGGGCGTCAGCCGACGGCGGCCGCCGTCCGGCTCGCCTTGCCGCTGCCCGCCGTGACCGCGTCGGCCTTCGGCACCAGCAGGCGTTCGGTGAGGTAGCCGAAGACGAGGCCGAAGGTGGTCCAGAGGGTGAACTGGACCGCGAGCGTGGCCAGCCGGAACTGCCACAGCAGGGTGGCCGGGAAGTCCTTGCCGACCTCGTTGAACGACGGCAGGAAGGCGTAGGCCAGGCCGATTACCAGCACATAGCCGGCCGCCGCGGCGATCGTCGCGTTCCAGGCGCCCAGGCGGGGGGCGAGCCGCTTGCCGAGGATGACGGCGGCGACGGCCAGCAGCACGCTGAGGGCGACCATCAGGAAGAACAGCGTGGTGCGTTTGCCGATGGTGTCGGGGTTGCCGACGGCCGGCGGGTTGGCCGGGTACTTCAGGAACGGCACGACATACACGGTGAGCAACGCCGCGCCCGCGATCAGCGCCGCCGTGGCCCGAGGGCCGAACCGGCCCATCCGGCCCAGGGCGTAGCAGAAGACGAGGGCCGCGATACCGCCGACGGCCACACCGAAGACGAGCACACCGGTGGCGAGGCCGGCGGTGGACTGCATCGTGCGGCTGACGAGTTCCTCGCCGCCGCCGTGGTCGTGGCTGTGCGCCTCTTCGAGGGCGATGGCCGCGTCCACGCGGGACTCACCGAGGAAGTAGGCGACGACGAGTGCGAGCGCACCCGCGACGAGCCCGGCCAGCATGCCGCGGACCAGCAGAGCTCTGACAGATATGGAGTTCATGAGGGATTCCCCTGGATCAGGCGGTAGGTCAGTGGCAGGGGAAACCGAGGAGGTGGCGGCCGTCGTGGACCCACTCGTGCACGCCTTCGCCCGAGATGAGCGCGGTGGCGCCCTGCTCGGCGCCGACGAAGTACAGCAGGATCAGCATGACGATGCCGAAGAAGACCGCCCAGGGGGCAATGGCCTTCAGCGAGATGGGGGTGATGGCGGGTGCGCCGGTGGCGGGGGCAGCAGACTGTGCCATGGCAGTACCTCCTGTGGGAACACGCGTCCCGATCGTGGTGCCTGAGACGAAGGTGCTGGGTCTGACTTCCCCGCAGGGATACGGGTTCACAGTGGCGCGACCGTGCCGGATTCTCACCGGGCTTCCGTCACACCGTCGTCATGTCGTCGCGACCATACCGCCTGGAAGCGGGGCCCGCCATGGTGCCATCGGAGGGGCCGGGGAGCACGGATGCCATGGTGTGCTTGGCCAAGTGGCCACAGTTCAGGGAGTTGAGAGCGGTCATGACGGTACGGGTGATGTTGATCTCACCGGCGATGAACGCCGCGCTGCGCGAGGCGCGGTTCGCGGGTGACGCGCCCCTCGACGCATCGGGGCTCCGGCAGACCCGGTCCGCCGCCGAGCGGGTGCCCGCCGCGGACCGGTTCCGGCACGGCCCGTCGGTGCGGTGCACCCTGACGGCCGACGCGCTCGGGCTCCGGTCCACGGCCGAGCACGCCCTGCGTGACTGGGAGTTGGGCCGGTGGGCCGGTGCGCGGCTGGACGAGATCGGGGCGAGCGAGCCGGAGGCGGTCGCGGCCTGGCTGGCGGATCCCGCCGGCGCCCCGCACGGGGGCGAGTCGCTGCTCGGTCTGTGCGCGCGGGCGGGCGCCTGGCTCGACTCGCTGGGGGACGACGACGGCGGGCGGGTGCTGGCCGTGGCCGAACCGGCTCTGGTGCGGGCGGCGGTCGTGCACGCGCTGACCCTCCCGCCGCAGGCGTTCTGGCGGCTCGATGTCGCACCGCTGGCCCTGACGGAGCTCAGCGGCAGGTCGGGACGGTGGAACCTGCGCTGCGGCCGGCCGCTCGCCCCTGAGCCGGCCCGCTGAGTCACGTACGCGCGACCACCGCGCGGAGCATGTGCAAGAACTGTGGTCCGTACCGGAGTCTTGACACCCAGATGGTTCACTTCTTAAATCACGTAGTGAGCTAAGGCCCCATCATCCCCCCCACGCGATGGCCGTGCCCCCACTTGTCATATGCATGGCGAATCGCATGTCCTCCATCCCGCACGGGAAGGAAATCTCATGAGTTCCCCCCACCTGACCAGGCGTCTCCTGGTCCCAGCGCTCTCCGTACTCGCCCTGGTCGCCACCACCTCCGGACTCGCGTCCGGCGCCCCCCAGCCGTTCGACGCGGCGGCCCCGGCAGCGCAGGGCTCCGTCGCGGCTGCCGCGACGTTCACCGATGACTTCGACGGACCAGCCGGTTCCGCCGTGGACGGCGGCAAGTGGCAGATCGAGACCGGCGACAACGTCAACAACCACGAGGGGCAGTACTACACGGCGGGCAACAGCAACGCCGCGCTCGACGGCCAGGGCCATCTGGTCATCACCGCCCGCAAGGAGAACCCGAACAACTACCAGTGCTGGTACGGGACCTGCGAGTACACCTCGGCCCGGCTCAACACCTCGGGCAAGTTCACCTCCACCTACGGGCACGTCGAGGCGCGGATGAAGATCCCGCGCGGTCAGGGGATGTGGCCCGCATTCTGGATGCTCGGCGACGACATCGGGCAGGTCGGCTGGCCCAACTCCGGTGAGATCGACGTCATGGAGAACGTCGGCTTCGAGCCGTCCACGGTCCACGGCACCCTGCACGGCCCCGGTTACTCGGGCGCCGCCGGCATCGGCGCGGGCTACACCCTCCCGGACGGCCAGGCCTTCGCCGACGACTTCCACACCTTCGCCGTCGACTGGGCCCCCGACTCCGTGACCTGGTCGGTGGACGGCAACGTCTACCAGCACCGCACGCCCGCCGACACCGGCGGCAACCCGTGGGTCTTCAACAAGCCCTTCTTCCTCATCCTCAACCTCGCGGTCGGCGGGGACTGGCCCGGCAACCCGGACGGGAACACGACCTTCCCCCAGGAACTCGTCGTCGACCACGTCCACGTCACCACCAGCGACGTCGCACCGCCCGCCTGACCCCGGCCGAACCGGCGGCTCCCGGACCGACCGCACCTGACGGACAGGCCGGTCCGGGAGCCGCCGTGCGTGCTCAGCCCCGGTACGCCTCCAGCAGCCGCAGCCAGATCTCGCTGATCGTCGGGTACGCCGGGACCGCGTGCCAGAGCCGGTCGACGGGGACCTCGGCCGCGACCGCGACCGTCGCCGAGTGCAGCAGTTCGCCGATGCCGGGGCCGACGAAGGTGACACCCAGCAGGATCTCCCGGTCCAGGTCGACGATCATGCGCGCGCGGCCCCGGTAGCCGTCCGCGTAGAGGCCGGCGCCCGCCACCGACGCGAGGTCGTAGTCGACCGCGCGGACCCGGTGGCCCGCCCGCTCCGCCTCGGCGAGGGTGAGGCCCACCGACGCGGCCTCCGGGTCGGTGAAGACGACCTGCGGGACGGCCGCGTGGTCCGTGGTCGCGGCGTGGGCTCCCCAGGGGTCGGTCTCCAGCAGCGGCACGTCCTCCGCGCGGGCGGCGATGGCGGCCCCGGCGATGCGCGCCTGGTACTTGCCCTGGTGGGTCAGGAGCGCCCGGTGGTTCACGTCGCCGACGGCGTAGAGCCAGGTCGAGCCCTCGACCCGGCAGCTGTCGTCGACCGTGAGCCATGAGCCGGGCTCCAGTCCCACCGTCTCCAGGCCCAGGTCGTCGGTGCGCGGGGCGCGGCCGGTGGCGAAGAGGATCTCGTCGGCCTCGATGCTCTCGCCGTTGTCCAGTTCCGCGGTGACCGGCCCGTCCGGGGCCGCACGCCGTACGGAGGTGGCCGAGACGCCCGTACGGATGCCGGCCCCCGCCTCGGTCAGGGCTTCCGCGATCAGTTCACCGGCGAAGGGTTCCATCTTGGGCAGCAGCCCCTTGCCGCGTACCAGCAGGGTGACCTCGGAGCCCAGGGCGCCCCAGACGGTGGCCATCTCCACGCCGACGACTCCCCCGCCGACGACGATCAGCCGGCCGGGCACCTCCTTGGCGCTCGTCGCCTCCCGGCTGGTCCAGGGACGGGCGGTCGCGATGCCGGGCAGGTCGGGCACCACGGCCCGGCTGCCCGTGCAGACGGCGACGGCGTGCCGGGCGGTGAGCCGGTGTTCCGTACCGTCGGGGGCCGTGACGGTGACCGCCTTCGTACCGGTCAGCCGGCCGTGGCCCCGGTAGATGTCCGCGCCGATCCCCTCGATCCAGGCGACCTGGCCGTCGTCCTTCCAGTGCGAGGCATAGTCGTCGCGGTGGGCGAGGACCGCGGCGGTGTCCAGCGGTCCCTGGACGGATGCGCTCAGACCGGGGACGCGGCGGGCGTCGGCACGGGCGACGACGGGGCGCAGCAGTGCCTTGCTCGGCATGCACGCCCAGTACGAACACTCGCCGCCGATCAGCTCGGACTCCACGATCGCGGTGCTCAGCCCGGCGGCCCGGGTCCGGTCCGCCACATTCTCACCCACCGGACCTGCACCGATGACCACGACGTCGTACGCGACAGGCTCCACAGCATGTGTCATGGGCCCATTTTGGTCATGGGTGTGGGCTGCGGCCACATGGGCAGGCGGAATAGCGCAAGCACGGGCACCGTTGTCCCGGACACGTCCGATCGGGCACAGGAAGAGGTAGCAGAACATGAGCACCGTAGAGCTCACCAAGGAAAACTTCGATCAGGTCGTCAGCGAGAACGATTTCGTCCTGATCGACTTCTGGGCTTCCTGGTGCGGCCCGTGCCGGCAGTTCGCCCCGGTCTACGACTCGGCCTCCGAGCGTCATGAGGACCTGGTCTTCGCCAAGGTCGACACGGAGGCGCAGCAGGAGCTGGCGGCGGCCTTCGAGATCCGGTCGATTCCGACCCTGATGATCGTCCGGGACAACGTGGCGGTCTTCTCGCAGCCCGGCGCACTGCCGGAGGCCGCGCTGGAGGACGTCATCGGCCAGGCCAGGAAGCTGGACATGGACGAGGTCCGCAAGTCCATCGAGAACGAGCAGAAGGGCAGCCCGGAAGGGCAGCAGTAGGCGGCTCCCGCCTACTCGTTCATTCGCGCGGCGCCGGGGCCGCCCGGTCCCGGCGCCCGGGGCCGGGCGGCCTCAGCCGTCCGTGTTCCGGGAGATCCGGACCGAGAGTCCGTAGCCGAGTTCCGAGCCGTCGACGAGCAGGGCCTCGACGGTCTGGGTGTCGGGGTCGATGTCCGCCACCATGCCGTCGCCCTCGTAACGGGGGTAGCCGCTCTCGCCGGTGTCGCCCGTCGCGGTCACGACCGCCGAACGGATGGCCGCCCCGCGCCCCCGCCCGTCGGAGTCCCTGGCGGTCGATCCCTTGACGGACGAACCCCCGGCGCCCGGTTCCGAGGCTCCGGATTCCGTCGCGCCGGCGGCGTCGGAGCCACCGGGGCCGGTGCCCCGGGCTTCCGTGTACTCGGGGACCAGGAGGATCTCGTAACGCTGCGGATGGCTCATGGTCCCGACGCTAAGCACGGGCCGTCCGCCCCGCACCTTGCCGCGCCGACGCACCGGCGCCTCCCGCCCGCTCAGCTCGACTCCCGGGGCACGGCCCGCGCCCGCAGCAGGTCGTGGCGCTCGGGTTGCGTCCTTGGGTGCTGCACCAGGCGGTCCACCAGATCGGCCAGCGGCTCCACCGTCGCCAGTTCCATCCGTACGCTGCTGAGCCGGGGTCTGAGCAGTCTGCCGAGCATGGAGTCGTCCGCCCCCACCACGGCGGTCGCGGCCGGCATGTCGATGCCCGCGTCCTTCAGGGCCCGCATCAGAAGCATCGCGTAGCTGTCGTCGTGGGCGAAGACGGCGTCGAGGGCGAGCGCGGGCCAGCGGGCGGCGAGGGCGGCGGCCGACTCCTCGTCGTAGCGCAGCGGAAGCGGCTCGATCAGGGCTCCGAAGGCCGTGGCGGCCTGCCGGGCGCCGGTCAGGCGCGGGGCCGCGAACAGGGCGGGGCCCGGTTCCTCGGGCATCACCACGCCGATGCGGCGCCTGCCGCGTTCCAGGAGATGGCGGACGGCGCAGCCGCCGACCTCGCGCTGATCCATGATCAGGGCGTGGGCGCCCTCCACCGGTTCGGGCCCGAGGGTGATCACCGCCTTGGCCCCGGAGCGCCGGAGCACGGCTATGCCCTGCGGGGTGAGGGGGACGGAACCCGGCACGATGACGGCGACGGGCCGCAGTTCGGCCCAGGCGCGGGCGGCGTCGTCGGCGTCGAGGCCGAGCGAGCCGTACTGGACGACCGTGTAGTCCAGGCGCCGCAGGCCCGACTCCAGTTCGCGCAGGAAGCGCAGGTGCAGGGGGCCGGCGGGCACGTTTCCCGTGGGCAGCAGCACCATGCGGGAGTGTCCCGCGCGCAGGCTCCGGGCCGCCGCGTGCGGTACGTAACCGAGTTCGGCGGCGGCCTCCCGCACCCGGCGGCGGGTCGGATCGCTGATCCGTACCTCCGCGTTGTTGTTGAGTACATAGGACACGGTGGCCCGGGAGACGCCGGCCAGCCGCGCCACATCGGCGCTGGTGGGGACGGGGCCTTCGGAGTTCTGCTCGGGTAACTGGCTCATGGCGTCGGGCAGTCTCCCAGACCTGTGTGACGGGGAAACGCTCCGGGGCTCACAACCGTTCGGCCGCCCCGCTCCACGCGGACGGCGGCCGAGGTCCTACGGTGTTGCGATGACCATCCAGCACCGCACCGACAGCCATGACGGGCCGGCCGACTTCCCCGGCCGTACCGGTCCCACCGCCACCGCCCAGGCCGAACCGCACGAGGTGGGCCCGGTCCGCACCTCCTACGCGCCCGACCGGGACGGCGACCCCGACCCCGGCGAGATCGTCTGGACCTGGGTGCCGTTCGAGGAGAACGACGGGCGGGGCAAGGACCGTCCGGTGCTCGTGGTCGCGCGCGAGGCGGCGGGCACGCTGCTGGCGGTGCAGCTCTCCAGCAAGCAGCACGACCGCGACCGGGAGTGGGTGGCGCTGGGCGCGGGCCCCTGGGACAGCTCCGGCCGGCCGTCCTGGGTCGACCTGGACCGGGTGCTGCGGGTGCACGAGGACGGGATGCGGCGCGAGGCGTGCGCCCTGGACCGGGACAGGTTCGACCTGGTCGTGGGGCGGCTGCGGGAGCTCTACGGCTGGCGCTGACGGCGGCCGGGGCCGGTCCCGGCCACGGGTGTTCCCGTGCCGCCGGGGCGGGCCGCCGACCCGAACGGCCCAGTCCGGGCGTACCGGACGAGGTCCAGCCCTATGGCTCAACGTCAGGGTGGGGGTGGGGCGCTTTTGGCGAACACCCGGGCGAAGGCCGTCCTGGTGGGCGCGTCCTCGCCCCGGGCGAGAATGCCGAAGACGATCTCCTCGAAGTGGCCGGCGAACCGTCCGTCGCCGGTGAGCAGGGCGTGGAACACGCCCGCCACTTCGGCCGGGTCGTTGGCGAACACCCCGCAC
It encodes the following:
- a CDS encoding CbtA family protein, which translates into the protein MNSISVRALLVRGMLAGLVAGALALVVAYFLGESRVDAAIALEEAHSHDHGGGEELVSRTMQSTAGLATGVLVFGVAVGGIAALVFCYALGRMGRFGPRATAALIAGAALLTVYVVPFLKYPANPPAVGNPDTIGKRTTLFFLMVALSVLLAVAAVILGKRLAPRLGAWNATIAAAAGYVLVIGLAYAFLPSFNEVGKDFPATLLWQFRLATLAVQFTLWTTFGLVFGYLTERLLVPKADAVTAGSGKASRTAAAVG
- a CDS encoding CbtB-domain containing protein — protein: MAQSAAPATGAPAITPISLKAIAPWAVFFGIVMLILLYFVGAEQGATALISGEGVHEWVHDGRHLLGFPCH
- a CDS encoding histidine phosphatase family protein; this encodes MTVRVMLISPAMNAALREARFAGDAPLDASGLRQTRSAAERVPAADRFRHGPSVRCTLTADALGLRSTAEHALRDWELGRWAGARLDEIGASEPEAVAAWLADPAGAPHGGESLLGLCARAGAWLDSLGDDDGGRVLAVAEPALVRAAVVHALTLPPQAFWRLDVAPLALTELSGRSGRWNLRCGRPLAPEPAR
- a CDS encoding family 16 glycosylhydrolase; this translates as MSSPHLTRRLLVPALSVLALVATTSGLASGAPQPFDAAAPAAQGSVAAAATFTDDFDGPAGSAVDGGKWQIETGDNVNNHEGQYYTAGNSNAALDGQGHLVITARKENPNNYQCWYGTCEYTSARLNTSGKFTSTYGHVEARMKIPRGQGMWPAFWMLGDDIGQVGWPNSGEIDVMENVGFEPSTVHGTLHGPGYSGAAGIGAGYTLPDGQAFADDFHTFAVDWAPDSVTWSVDGNVYQHRTPADTGGNPWVFNKPFFLILNLAVGGDWPGNPDGNTTFPQELVVDHVHVTTSDVAPPA
- a CDS encoding NAD(P)/FAD-dependent oxidoreductase, whose product is MTHAVEPVAYDVVVIGAGPVGENVADRTRAAGLSTAIVESELIGGECSYWACMPSKALLRPVVARADARRVPGLSASVQGPLDTAAVLAHRDDYASHWKDDGQVAWIEGIGADIYRGHGRLTGTKAVTVTAPDGTEHRLTARHAVAVCTGSRAVVPDLPGIATARPWTSREATSAKEVPGRLIVVGGGVVGVEMATVWGALGSEVTLLVRGKGLLPKMEPFAGELIAEALTEAGAGIRTGVSATSVRRAAPDGPVTAELDNGESIEADEILFATGRAPRTDDLGLETVGLEPGSWLTVDDSCRVEGSTWLYAVGDVNHRALLTHQGKYQARIAGAAIAARAEDVPLLETDPWGAHAATTDHAAVPQVVFTDPEAASVGLTLAEAERAGHRVRAVDYDLASVAGAGLYADGYRGRARMIVDLDREILLGVTFVGPGIGELLHSATVAVAAEVPVDRLWHAVPAYPTISEIWLRLLEAYRG
- the trxA gene encoding thioredoxin; amino-acid sequence: MSTVELTKENFDQVVSENDFVLIDFWASWCGPCRQFAPVYDSASERHEDLVFAKVDTEAQQELAAAFEIRSIPTLMIVRDNVAVFSQPGALPEAALEDVIGQARKLDMDEVRKSIENEQKGSPEGQQ
- a CDS encoding LacI family DNA-binding transcriptional regulator, with protein sequence MSQLPEQNSEGPVPTSADVARLAGVSRATVSYVLNNNAEVRISDPTRRRVREAAAELGYVPHAAARSLRAGHSRMVLLPTGNVPAGPLHLRFLRELESGLRRLDYTVVQYGSLGLDADDAARAWAELRPVAVIVPGSVPLTPQGIAVLRRSGAKAVITLGPEPVEGAHALIMDQREVGGCAVRHLLERGRRRIGVVMPEEPGPALFAAPRLTGARQAATAFGALIEPLPLRYDEESAAALAARWPALALDAVFAHDDSYAMLLMRALKDAGIDMPAATAVVGADDSMLGRLLRPRLSSVRMELATVEPLADLVDRLVQHPRTQPERHDLLRARAVPRESS
- a CDS encoding type II toxin-antitoxin system PemK/MazF family toxin, yielding MTIQHRTDSHDGPADFPGRTGPTATAQAEPHEVGPVRTSYAPDRDGDPDPGEIVWTWVPFEENDGRGKDRPVLVVAREAAGTLLAVQLSSKQHDRDREWVALGAGPWDSSGRPSWVDLDRVLRVHEDGMRREACALDRDRFDLVVGRLRELYGWR